A single genomic interval of Lathyrus oleraceus cultivar Zhongwan6 chromosome 7, CAAS_Psat_ZW6_1.0, whole genome shotgun sequence harbors:
- the LOC127102195 gene encoding uncharacterized protein LOC127102195, with protein MSKENEVKLWHQNRGHLNLKGIKNIMSEEAIRGIPKLKIKEGKACGACQIRKQTKMSHPKLQHQTTSKILELLHMDLLGSMQVESLGGKCTGHEFSSPITPQQNGVVEHKNRNLQESARNKVVMEFINVVVDDLIIVKGTDVDEDVGTSSQQTDASENMETLSPTLSQKGLNHITLKPTKFEPKNMKEALTDEFWINDMQEELGKWGIDNTLFVKEGNGKLMIAQIYVGDIVFGGMSNQMVQHFVKQMKSEFEMSLVGELTYFLCLQVKQMDDTILISQSKYAKNIVKKFGLESASHKRTHATTHLKLTKGEKGVSVDESLYKSMIGSLLYLIGSRPNITFPVGVCARYQVEPKISHITLVKRILKYINGTSEYVMLYYNKSNSMFVGYYDVDWVV; from the exons ATGTCCAAGGAAAATGAAGTTAAACTGTGGCACCAGAACCGTGGACATCTTAATCTCAAAGGTATAAAGAATATTATGTCTGAAGAAGCTATTAGAGGTATACCAAAGCTAAAAATTAAGGAGGGTAAAGCATGTGGTGCGTGTCAAATTAGGAAGCAAACtaagatgtcacacccaaagtTGCAACATCAGACTACTTCCAAAATTTTAGAACTTCTTCACATGGACTTATTGGGGTCTATGCAagttgaaagtcttggtggaaaAT GTACTGGTCATGAattctcatctcccatcactcctcagcagaatggagttGTAGAACACAAGAATAGAAATTTACAAGAATCAGCTAGA AACAAGGTCGTGATGGAATtcattaatgttgtggttgatgatttaatTATTGTGAAAGGTACTGATGTCGAtgaagatgttggaacatcatcGCAACAAACTGATGCTTCAGAAAATATGGAGACATTGAGTCCAACGCTGAGCCAAAAAGGACTGAATCACATAACCCTCAAGCCAACAAAG TTTGAACCTAAAAATATGAAGGAggccttgactgatgaattttggatcaatgATATGCAAGAAGAATTAGG GAAATGGGGAATAGACAACACCTTGTTTGTTAAAGAAGGGAATGGTAAACTCATGATAGCCCAAATATATGTTGGTGACATTGTGTTTGGAGGGATGTCGAACcagatggttcaacattttgtcAAGCAAATGAAAtctgaatttgagatgagtcttgtTGGTGAATTAACCTATTTTCTTTGTCTTCAAGTTAAACAAATGGACGATACTATCTTAATTtctcaaagcaagtatgctaAGAATATAGTGAAGAAGTTTGGCCTAGAAAGTGCTAGTCACAAAAGGACACATGCAacaactcacttgaaattaacTAAGGGTGAAAAAGGTGTTAGTGTGGATGAAAGTTTGTACAAGAGTATGATTGGTAGTCTTTTGTATCTTATAGGTAGCAGACCAAACATCACTTTTCCTGTAGGAGTATGTGCCAGATATCAGGTCGAGCCTAAAATCAGTCACATTACTCTAGTGAAGAGGATCTTGAAATACATAAATGGTACTAGTGAGTATGTCATGTTGTATTATAATAAGTCTAATTCCATGTTTGTAGGGTATTATGATGTTGACTGggtagtgtaa